Proteins co-encoded in one Kutzneria chonburiensis genomic window:
- a CDS encoding LamG-like jellyroll fold domain-containing protein has protein sequence MPKSPAGPAGLQPIKDGYGATAAENAALTAAAAQARTGGQAITVDSLTSETQQVVAQPKGGFELTANPQPVRTKQNDVWVPIDTTLHRGASGRFTPVATAYGTVTLSPGGEGPLVTTTSGHTTYSLSWPTPLPAPTVNGTTATYANVLPDVDLVASATTTGGFSEVLVVKNAQAAANPALASLKLPTTVANGHAEAGPHGGVTVIGSDGGNTLTAGTPFMWDSTTTVTPPQGKNAPRTPAGIQVHPDASDAAHAGLAARSAPIQARPGDSDLTLVPDKRLLADKSTVFPVYIDPSFSWHNPTDNMSTPAYDEVKQGAPCTNTSYYNTLRGDIGLGVGVNGWDSCFGTMRTYYQWQLPSVIWGAHIGNVGNQHGASVLATKVYSASCNSSTYNLHVAGSIGSGTAWSNQPGYGGSLDQQTVGPIGWCGGPGSIPFGFNVTGAIAQSAAAHAGQITFAIAEDDAERTRSTAGFSRLSISPTLQIYFNRAPNTPGANQMSAFSGSDNAGCATTTPYPYMGKTIVTNTPVLSANITDPDGDHLQATFKYWVDGSSNANTGTSEDNLASGAVAGMHLPASFTTSLSNGQVVDWQAQVTDGQDTSGWSPVCHFIAEPTAPSAPSITSTDGLYPSGGKVGALTGSPGRFTVASTGGNVSKLVDGLDQAPPTSNPPASSTLSFNGGADIAPAGRWQLSDGSGQSAANAAGGAPATLAGGATWTTDPTRGKVVTFNGTNGYASTAAPVVKTDGSFTVSAWVNLAANDTGGSVLGQDSVYASGFLLEHIMSDNKWSFSRLGTDSAAGPTIRAESTGPAQPGVWTHLAAVYDNATAKMTLYVNGQAQGTGTDNTPYAADGVFSIGRAQWNSVQGGFLSGSISDVQAYQAALSATDIAQVYAGKTVAPAGLWRTIDGNGTTLSDSSVGNHPATLNGSTAWTAATDDTPAVTFNNGNSYAATNGPILNTQNSFTVSAWAKLKDLNAFSAVASQRATHTSGFQIRYSPDVKAWIFGMPTVDGSGDNYQWTYVDNSVQQAGLWTQVTGVYDAAAKQISLYVNGKPVSQKTVTTVIPAAGPFLIGGTFFGDAMTASFNGSISYVQAYQTALSSSEIAETYSSATQAVTPKYPGPHTLYGYAADPAGNVSGYQSYSFVAGKNPNTQCASLAACFNNTASMPDSGLRPVGTADGLASFSSDDLKAVGWNPGGKLTVNGATFTLPQFGTGAPDNVLAANQTIAYNAQVSATGTSALEFLVTATHASQSSTPGDVNHNDTTPFVPAGTAIASSYCFDSTDPAAWCAPTGTINYHDGTQQTYSLTAPDWVFGPASLAAVTLPHRDYLDGSQDTKQPKIFPFSVPVQPGKQIDSVTLPDVSTTADGTQALHIFGMSTRNTTTDNAPAGKTWTGAWSAPTEGVFNYGSTFSNVTFRDAVKPSLSGNTVRVKFDNALGITKLQVDHATVALDSGNGSPSPVPAAAPKPLTFGGSASVTLPEGGMAYSDPIDLAVPAGRYLLVSFQVSNSVPFIVTHTDTNDSGYQYVTLNGTGDQTADTTGTPFTQNGPGGRSTNVVTGVDVATIGTPTQLILGDGYIDQAQTGRQPSASTNLAGQLTAVESTTQAAYGTLEAGIESNQIMADYPEANGSGPALLSRIDRDVLDQPGINTVVLNQGLEDILFGHTATGLEDEGLNPLIRYLLRNNINVVAMGLTPCDGYAGDGGNPNDACTAAVDGERVKTNTFLSGQIGGYGPWSTPAYIPIDSDAAIGVPDTANGETKLDPNADGGDHVNLTDAGFGALTSAYLGARDTWLLNDGAATSDPTIGADSANTATNLSLINNKKAGTNPATLTGAAAWAADNTFSEVLNLDGTTSAAATAGQVLTTTGSFTVSAWAKLSATSHAADIVSQDGTQQSGFELQYDTSSNRWSLTMPTTDGSLVRATSNTAPTTGSWAHLVGVYNASTHAMSLYVNGQQQTSQPTNTNPVGTTGALAIGRGQTSGIAANYFPGSLSTTQVWDYALTPIQISALYKRIG, from the coding sequence GTGCCGAAGTCTCCGGCGGGTCCAGCAGGGCTGCAGCCCATCAAGGACGGCTATGGCGCCACGGCCGCCGAGAACGCCGCGCTGACGGCGGCCGCGGCACAGGCTCGCACCGGTGGCCAAGCGATCACCGTGGACAGCTTGACCAGCGAGACGCAGCAGGTCGTCGCGCAGCCCAAGGGCGGCTTCGAACTCACCGCCAACCCGCAGCCCGTACGCACCAAACAGAACGACGTCTGGGTGCCCATCGACACCACGCTCCATCGAGGGGCGAGCGGTCGATTCACCCCCGTGGCAACCGCTTACGGCACCGTCACCCTGTCCCCGGGCGGCGAAGGGCCGTTGGTGACAACGACCTCTGGACATACAACGTACTCGCTGTCCTGGCCGACACCGCTGCCGGCACCGACGGTCAACGGCACCACCGCCACGTACGCCAACGTATTGCCCGATGTCGACCTGGTCGCGTCGGCCACGACCACCGGCGGCTTCTCCGAGGTGCTGGTCGTCAAGAACGCCCAGGCGGCGGCGAATCCCGCGCTGGCCAGCCTCAAACTCCCGACCACCGTCGCCAATGGCCATGCCGAAGCCGGACCGCACGGCGGCGTCACGGTCATCGGCTCGGATGGCGGCAACACCCTCACCGCAGGCACGCCGTTCATGTGGGACTCGACCACCACGGTGACCCCACCGCAGGGCAAGAACGCGCCGCGGACGCCGGCAGGAATACAGGTGCACCCCGATGCCTCCGATGCCGCGCACGCCGGACTCGCCGCGCGCAGCGCGCCGATCCAGGCCCGGCCCGGAGACTCGGACCTGACGCTCGTCCCGGACAAGCGCCTACTCGCCGACAAGTCCACGGTGTTCCCGGTCTACATCGACCCGTCGTTCAGCTGGCACAACCCGACCGACAACATGTCCACTCCGGCTTATGACGAGGTGAAGCAAGGGGCGCCCTGCACCAACACGTCGTACTACAACACGCTGCGGGGCGATATCGGACTCGGTGTCGGCGTCAACGGCTGGGATTCCTGCTTCGGCACGATGCGGACGTACTACCAGTGGCAACTGCCGTCGGTCATCTGGGGCGCGCACATCGGCAACGTCGGCAACCAGCACGGCGCCAGCGTCCTCGCGACCAAGGTCTATTCGGCTTCCTGTAACAGTTCCACGTACAACCTGCACGTGGCCGGTAGCATCGGCTCGGGTACCGCGTGGAGCAACCAGCCGGGCTACGGCGGCTCGCTCGACCAGCAGACGGTTGGCCCCATCGGCTGGTGTGGCGGGCCCGGCTCGATTCCGTTCGGATTCAACGTCACCGGGGCGATCGCCCAGTCCGCAGCCGCGCACGCCGGCCAGATCACGTTCGCCATCGCCGAAGATGACGCCGAGCGAACTCGAAGCACCGCAGGCTTCTCGCGACTGAGCATCAGTCCGACCCTGCAGATCTACTTCAACCGCGCGCCCAACACACCCGGCGCGAACCAGATGTCGGCGTTTTCCGGCTCGGACAACGCCGGCTGCGCCACGACCACGCCGTATCCCTACATGGGCAAGACGATCGTCACCAACACGCCAGTGTTGTCCGCGAACATCACCGACCCCGATGGCGACCACTTGCAGGCCACCTTCAAGTACTGGGTGGATGGCAGCTCCAACGCGAACACCGGAACCAGCGAGGACAATCTCGCCTCCGGCGCGGTCGCCGGCATGCACCTTCCGGCGTCGTTCACCACGTCATTGTCCAATGGGCAGGTCGTGGACTGGCAGGCGCAGGTCACCGACGGCCAGGACACGAGCGGCTGGTCTCCAGTCTGTCATTTCATCGCCGAACCCACTGCGCCCTCAGCTCCTTCGATCACGTCCACCGATGGCCTCTATCCAAGCGGGGGCAAGGTTGGCGCGCTCACCGGCTCGCCCGGCCGGTTCACGGTCGCCTCGACCGGTGGCAACGTGTCCAAACTGGTCGACGGGCTCGATCAGGCGCCACCGACCAGCAACCCGCCTGCGAGCAGCACCTTGTCCTTCAACGGTGGCGCGGACATTGCACCTGCCGGGCGGTGGCAATTGTCGGACGGCAGTGGACAGTCCGCAGCCAATGCGGCCGGGGGCGCCCCCGCCACGCTGGCCGGCGGTGCCACGTGGACCACTGACCCGACACGTGGCAAGGTCGTGACCTTCAACGGGACCAACGGTTACGCGTCCACTGCCGCGCCGGTGGTCAAGACCGATGGCAGCTTCACCGTGTCGGCCTGGGTGAACCTGGCCGCCAACGATACCGGCGGCTCGGTGCTCGGTCAGGACAGTGTGTACGCCAGCGGCTTCCTCCTTGAGCACATCATGTCCGACAACAAGTGGTCGTTCTCCCGACTGGGCACGGACTCCGCCGCCGGCCCGACCATCCGAGCAGAGTCGACCGGCCCGGCTCAACCCGGTGTATGGACGCATCTAGCCGCCGTCTATGACAACGCCACCGCCAAAATGACCCTGTATGTCAACGGACAGGCCCAGGGCACCGGCACCGACAACACGCCCTACGCCGCTGATGGCGTGTTCAGTATCGGCAGGGCACAGTGGAACTCCGTTCAGGGCGGTTTCCTCAGCGGTTCGATCAGTGACGTCCAGGCTTACCAGGCGGCCCTCAGCGCCACCGACATCGCCCAGGTCTACGCCGGCAAAACCGTGGCGCCGGCCGGCCTGTGGCGCACCATCGACGGCAACGGGACCACACTGTCCGATTCGAGTGTCGGGAACCATCCGGCCACCCTCAACGGGAGCACCGCATGGACTGCGGCCACTGACGACACCCCGGCGGTGACGTTCAACAACGGCAACAGCTACGCCGCAACCAACGGGCCAATCCTCAACACACAGAACAGCTTCACCGTGTCAGCGTGGGCAAAACTCAAAGACCTCAACGCCTTCTCCGCAGTCGCCAGCCAGCGGGCCACGCACACATCAGGATTCCAGATCCGCTACTCGCCTGATGTCAAGGCGTGGATCTTCGGCATGCCCACAGTGGACGGCAGCGGTGACAACTATCAGTGGACCTATGTAGACAACAGCGTCCAGCAGGCCGGCCTGTGGACTCAGGTAACCGGCGTCTACGATGCCGCGGCCAAACAGATCAGTCTCTACGTCAACGGCAAGCCGGTCTCGCAAAAGACCGTGACGACCGTGATCCCGGCGGCCGGGCCGTTCTTGATCGGCGGCACCTTCTTCGGTGACGCCATGACTGCCTCCTTCAACGGATCGATTTCCTATGTGCAGGCATACCAGACTGCTCTGAGCTCATCCGAGATCGCAGAGACCTACAGCTCCGCCACCCAGGCCGTCACCCCGAAGTACCCCGGGCCACACACGCTGTACGGCTACGCCGCTGACCCGGCCGGCAACGTGTCCGGCTACCAGAGCTACTCCTTCGTCGCCGGCAAGAACCCGAACACGCAATGCGCGTCACTTGCCGCCTGCTTCAACAACACCGCGAGCATGCCGGACAGCGGCCTGCGGCCGGTCGGCACCGCCGATGGCCTGGCCTCGTTCTCCTCCGACGACCTCAAGGCCGTCGGCTGGAACCCCGGCGGCAAGCTGACCGTGAACGGGGCGACATTCACCCTGCCGCAGTTCGGCACCGGCGCACCCGACAACGTCCTCGCCGCCAACCAGACCATCGCCTACAACGCCCAGGTGTCAGCCACCGGCACGAGCGCGCTGGAATTCCTCGTCACCGCGACGCACGCCTCCCAGTCCTCGACACCAGGCGACGTCAACCACAACGACACGACTCCGTTCGTTCCCGCCGGCACCGCGATCGCCAGCAGCTACTGCTTCGATTCCACCGACCCGGCGGCCTGGTGCGCGCCGACCGGCACCATCAACTATCACGACGGCACCCAGCAGACCTACTCCTTGACCGCGCCCGACTGGGTGTTCGGTCCTGCGTCACTGGCGGCGGTCACACTTCCGCACCGCGACTACCTCGACGGCAGTCAGGACACCAAGCAACCGAAGATCTTCCCGTTCTCGGTTCCAGTCCAGCCGGGCAAGCAGATCGACTCCGTCACGCTGCCCGACGTCAGCACCACCGCGGACGGCACCCAGGCGCTGCACATCTTCGGCATGTCCACCCGCAACACCACCACCGACAACGCCCCGGCCGGCAAGACCTGGACCGGCGCCTGGTCCGCCCCGACCGAAGGCGTGTTCAACTACGGCTCGACCTTCTCCAACGTCACCTTCCGCGACGCGGTCAAGCCCTCGTTGTCGGGCAACACCGTGCGCGTCAAGTTCGACAACGCGCTGGGCATCACCAAACTCCAGGTCGACCACGCCACCGTGGCACTCGACTCCGGCAACGGCTCACCATCGCCGGTGCCGGCCGCCGCGCCCAAGCCGTTGACCTTCGGCGGCTCGGCCAGCGTGACTCTCCCCGAGGGCGGCATGGCCTACTCCGATCCGATTGATCTGGCGGTGCCGGCCGGCCGATATCTACTGGTGTCCTTCCAGGTCAGCAACTCGGTGCCGTTCATCGTCACGCATACCGACACCAACGACAGCGGCTATCAGTACGTGACCCTCAACGGCACCGGCGACCAGACCGCCGACACCACCGGCACTCCGTTCACACAGAACGGGCCCGGCGGCCGCTCCACCAACGTGGTCACCGGCGTCGACGTGGCCACCATCGGCACCCCAACCCAGCTCATCCTCGGCGACGGCTACATCGACCAGGCCCAAACCGGTAGGCAGCCCTCCGCGTCCACAAACCTCGCCGGCCAGCTCACCGCGGTCGAGTCCACAACCCAGGCCGCCTACGGCACCCTGGAAGCCGGCATCGAATCCAACCAGATCATGGCCGACTACCCCGAAGCCAACGGCAGCGGCCCCGCGCTGCTGTCCCGGATCGATCGTGACGTCCTCGACCAGCCCGGTATCAACACCGTAGTGCTCAACCAGGGTCTGGAGGACATCCTCTTCGGACATACCGCGACCGGTCTGGAAGATGAGGGCCTCAACCCGCTGATCAGATATCTGTTGCGCAACAACATCAACGTGGTGGCCATGGGCTTGACCCCCTGTGACGGATATGCCGGCGATGGCGGCAACCCCAACGACGCCTGCACCGCCGCCGTCGACGGGGAACGGGTAAAGACGAACACCTTCCTGTCCGGCCAGATCGGCGGCTACGGGCCCTGGTCAACCCCGGCCTACATCCCGATCGACTCCGACGCCGCGATCGGCGTGCCCGACACCGCCAACGGCGAGACCAAGCTCGACCCCAACGCCGACGGCGGCGACCACGTCAACCTCACCGACGCCGGCTTCGGCGCACTCACCTCCGCCTACCTCGGTGCCCGTGACACGTGGCTACTCAACGACGGCGCCGCGACCAGCGACCCCACCATCGGCGCTGACAGCGCCAACACCGCCACCAACCTCAGCCTGATCAACAACAAGAAGGCCGGCACCAACCCCGCCACCCTCACCGGCGCTGCCGCCTGGGCAGCCGACAACACCTTCAGCGAAGTACTCAACCTCGACGGCACTACCAGCGCCGCCGCCACCGCCGGCCAGGTCCTCACCACCACCGGCAGCTTCACCGTCTCCGCCTGGGCAAAACTCTCGGCCACCAGCCACGCCGCCGACATCGTCAGCCAGGACGGCACCCAGCAGTCCGGCTTCGAACTCCAGTACGACACGAGTTCCAACCGGTGGTCGCTCACGATGCCGACCACCGATGGGTCGTTGGTCCGTGCTACCTCCAACACAGCACCGACCACCGGTTCCTGGGCCCACCTCGTCGGCGTGTACAACGCGTCAACTCACGCAATGTCGTTGTACGTCAATGGACAACAGCAAACCAGCCAGCCCACCAACACCAACCCCGTCGGCACCACGGGAGCACTGGCCATCGGTCGGGGACAGACCAGTGGCATCGCCGCCAACTACTTCCCCGGCAGCCTCAGCACCACCCAGGTCTGGGACTACGCCCTAACCCCGATCCAGATTTCCGCTCTGTACAAACGAATCGGCTGA